The Treponema medium genome has a window encoding:
- a CDS encoding translocation/assembly module TamB domain-containing protein translates to MKPAARSKVEFLLFLCILILSFAVLRPLMQTLEKKLSAVRSLILTELEQTYNVRLSYESLSPSILRSVSLQNVKIFDAEHNVEIAAFEDFSVQYRFWVLIFGKTTDILDSVNIANGFIDIDFIENKSLAEKLNSMLQSPSSAQSSVNAEQILSFFSSQLLNIRIKNVRLRFRNTVHDINAKITDGYFAIDSDAVTVSLSSTASYRNIDYTTIGQAETAFTIEGKFNKDLTAGSVVADFSHLATDRFAIYRLKLFADYRDKVFTFNTMQDFQPIDFTASWNIATNDINGRFSCKDFAPLQSIRVYNAPKSLTQFASMTMSGNFQFALSEQHIQWNTDLSFALPSLVFPSYRFAAAQLNLVAEGTDTGINVSQLSLLGKDADIFSEFTFDLDTKIPTGKAVVKRFNLPSGASAAANFQFFKQGKSFFCKIPKLTAGDGVLRNIGLTVNPSSEKIDYVLSAEDEYGKYSFDGSYIYNEGSGSVSSSPHFVELHGAFDAVGIGTICNFVQAAVPGIDIPQEAVESLQCTTEFYISSDLRSFSYNCIRFVLVSNILNDFYALLSVKGNQSSFALTDIELSYKNMSVRGNINADFDRLSDIIFTSSLAINSIGYQIQGFFSQNVLNIYGDYGLAISALYEKGTGFKGTIKTNEIPLPFLPLFLTLDSEFQYHNRTDWLYTIDNGYVSYGTPASLTPAKVGFNFMGKADPSGLFLSQVKLGDDEALTGTLAVTAVSVPDSEGEKSYTAAMNLVSPDAAEKFEFAAKVDLSSGDIRADGSLKLDNISLDRFLYSQGKKHSVSADAAFSVDPDSFLARLDLSQLSMFVQGEDLNAVGSLVVEDEKAELSITQLGWGAHEASNVTGSFSLAEMTGKLDADYAGMLADKQLKAHIGTVYTGVQPDEKTKGALFSRLKNLGERFTINTYLSNWQFGNFTGKNTVPLSLIRDPGVTAFYAGKNDDITGFILDDGVVSLQLAESLPLKLNLDGTVKKDALNIQVSGIRADVKRIWDITGLDYVLFYGGTLTGDLTIGGKPMEPEFNGKLVGQNITVNSPHYAPEIYGPVLLDIIADGTGLEVPYTVLKGPSTDIWARCTAEFSGWIPNNISVQCGTLGTKKGVFKTDNILFQADGLAGCTVEIKVTPTLVGVYGSAIFDSGYFVFKFDNLDKFNAQYGGEGDTAFDMKLDLQFGHKAEFRWPTADFPILRTLVPTDSPLSLIADAGTGNFTMKGDIKMRGGEVFYIKRSFYIREGAITFADVANEIEPLVTLRAEIRDRDSNGEPLRLVLTAKDQSLFSFNPEISSDPPRSTNEIMQLLGQVAIGDTGKDNLWQNLLVSSSDILAQVGFLKKAESKVRDFLGLDAFSFRTLLLQNAIFGNLFSANQNTTLTMSNYLDNTSVYIGKYFGSAIYADALLHLSHYDSKSLKNGGSKRPVYKDILFQPEIGLEMATPFFLLRWSVAPTKPDTLFVGDTALTFSWKYSY, encoded by the coding sequence ATGAAACCTGCCGCACGGTCTAAAGTAGAGTTTTTGCTATTTTTATGTATACTTATCCTCTCTTTTGCGGTGCTTCGCCCTCTGATGCAAACGCTTGAAAAAAAATTGTCGGCGGTGCGTTCACTGATTCTGACGGAGCTGGAGCAAACGTATAATGTACGCCTATCATACGAATCGCTTTCTCCTTCAATACTGCGGTCGGTTTCATTGCAGAATGTAAAAATCTTTGATGCGGAACATAATGTAGAAATTGCTGCTTTTGAGGATTTCTCTGTTCAGTACCGTTTTTGGGTGCTCATCTTCGGAAAGACTACTGATATTTTAGATTCCGTGAATATTGCCAACGGCTTTATTGATATAGACTTTATAGAAAATAAATCGCTTGCCGAAAAGCTCAACTCAATGCTGCAATCCCCAAGTTCCGCTCAATCTTCCGTAAATGCCGAACAGATTCTTTCTTTTTTCTCCTCGCAGCTGTTGAACATCCGCATTAAAAATGTTCGTTTAAGATTTAGAAATACCGTACATGATATCAACGCAAAGATAACGGATGGATATTTCGCTATCGATTCGGATGCCGTAACGGTAAGTCTTAGCAGTACCGCCTCTTATCGAAATATCGATTATACGACTATCGGTCAAGCTGAAACAGCCTTTACTATAGAAGGAAAATTCAACAAAGATTTAACTGCCGGTTCAGTAGTTGCCGATTTTTCGCATCTTGCTACTGATCGGTTTGCAATATACCGGTTAAAACTATTTGCAGATTATCGAGATAAGGTGTTTACCTTTAATACTATGCAAGATTTTCAGCCGATCGATTTTACCGCAAGCTGGAATATTGCAACAAACGATATAAATGGAAGGTTCAGCTGCAAAGATTTTGCCCCCTTACAGTCCATTAGGGTATATAATGCGCCCAAAAGTCTCACCCAATTTGCTTCTATGACAATGTCCGGCAACTTTCAATTTGCACTTTCGGAGCAACATATCCAATGGAATACCGATTTAAGTTTTGCATTGCCGTCGTTGGTGTTCCCTTCATATCGTTTTGCGGCTGCTCAACTGAATCTTGTAGCGGAAGGAACCGATACGGGAATCAACGTTTCACAGCTTTCGCTGTTGGGGAAAGATGCGGATATTTTTTCCGAATTTACTTTTGACCTCGACACTAAGATCCCTACAGGGAAGGCTGTTGTAAAACGGTTTAACCTTCCATCCGGCGCTTCAGCGGCTGCAAATTTTCAGTTTTTTAAACAAGGAAAATCGTTCTTCTGCAAAATACCGAAGCTGACTGCCGGCGACGGTGTACTCCGTAATATCGGATTAACCGTTAATCCATCATCTGAAAAGATCGATTATGTACTCTCTGCAGAAGACGAATATGGAAAGTATAGTTTTGACGGATCTTATATTTATAACGAAGGCAGCGGTAGCGTCTCCTCTTCTCCTCATTTTGTAGAACTGCATGGGGCATTCGATGCCGTCGGTATCGGTACGATCTGCAACTTTGTTCAAGCTGCGGTTCCCGGCATTGATATACCGCAGGAGGCTGTTGAATCGCTTCAATGTACAACCGAATTTTATATTTCGAGTGATTTACGCAGTTTCTCATATAACTGCATCAGGTTCGTTTTAGTTTCAAATATATTGAACGACTTTTATGCGCTGTTATCGGTAAAAGGTAATCAATCTTCCTTTGCATTGACCGATATCGAACTATCCTATAAAAACATGTCTGTTCGTGGAAATATCAATGCCGATTTTGATCGTTTAAGCGACATTATTTTTACCAGTTCTTTAGCGATTAACTCGATCGGTTATCAGATACAGGGCTTCTTTTCTCAAAATGTTCTCAATATTTACGGCGACTATGGTCTTGCAATCAGTGCCCTTTATGAAAAAGGTACCGGCTTCAAAGGAACCATTAAGACTAATGAAATACCGCTGCCTTTTCTGCCCCTCTTTTTAACTCTGGATTCGGAGTTTCAATACCATAATCGTACAGACTGGCTTTATACTATTGATAACGGATATGTCAGTTATGGAACACCTGCGTCATTGACTCCGGCAAAGGTTGGTTTTAATTTTATGGGAAAAGCAGATCCTTCAGGACTGTTTTTGTCTCAAGTTAAACTTGGTGATGACGAAGCGCTGACCGGTACGTTGGCTGTAACGGCAGTTTCTGTACCTGATAGTGAGGGTGAAAAAAGCTACACTGCTGCGATGAATCTCGTTTCACCCGATGCCGCCGAAAAGTTTGAGTTTGCAGCAAAGGTTGATCTTTCTAGCGGAGATATCCGTGCCGACGGATCGCTTAAGCTTGATAATATCTCGTTGGATCGTTTTTTATATAGTCAGGGAAAGAAGCATAGTGTGTCGGCTGATGCCGCTTTTTCAGTCGATCCGGATTCCTTTTTAGCTCGATTGGATTTGTCTCAACTTTCGATGTTTGTACAGGGTGAAGATTTGAATGCAGTCGGTTCCCTTGTGGTTGAAGATGAAAAAGCGGAACTGAGTATTACGCAGCTTGGGTGGGGCGCGCATGAAGCTTCTAATGTAACGGGCAGTTTTTCGTTAGCTGAGATGACCGGAAAGCTTGATGCCGATTATGCCGGCATGCTTGCCGACAAACAGCTGAAAGCGCATATTGGTACTGTGTACACCGGTGTACAACCTGATGAAAAAACGAAAGGCGCATTGTTTTCTCGGCTGAAAAACCTTGGAGAGCGCTTTACGATTAACACTTACTTGAGTAATTGGCAGTTCGGTAATTTCACAGGGAAGAACACTGTGCCGCTTTCACTGATCCGTGATCCGGGCGTTACCGCGTTTTATGCCGGAAAGAATGATGATATAACCGGCTTTATTTTAGACGATGGTGTTGTTTCGCTTCAATTGGCGGAGTCGCTTCCGCTTAAGCTTAATTTGGACGGTACGGTAAAAAAAGATGCTTTAAATATACAAGTGTCAGGTATTCGTGCTGACGTTAAACGAATCTGGGATATAACCGGCTTGGATTATGTACTCTTTTACGGCGGAACGCTTACCGGAGATTTGACGATCGGGGGCAAACCGATGGAGCCTGAGTTTAACGGAAAATTAGTTGGGCAGAATATAACCGTTAATTCTCCCCACTATGCACCGGAGATCTATGGCCCTGTTTTGCTCGACATCATTGCGGACGGTACGGGGCTGGAGGTACCGTATACCGTATTGAAAGGCCCGTCGACGGATATTTGGGCGCGGTGTACTGCGGAATTTTCAGGGTGGATTCCTAACAATATTTCAGTCCAATGTGGAACACTCGGAACTAAGAAGGGAGTATTTAAGACCGACAATATCTTGTTTCAAGCGGACGGTCTTGCCGGTTGTACTGTTGAGATAAAGGTAACACCTACGCTTGTCGGCGTATACGGCTCCGCAATATTTGATTCAGGCTACTTTGTGTTTAAATTTGATAATCTTGATAAGTTCAATGCCCAATATGGAGGTGAGGGCGATACCGCTTTTGATATGAAGCTAGATTTACAGTTCGGGCATAAAGCTGAATTCCGTTGGCCGACTGCAGATTTCCCAATTTTAAGAACGCTTGTGCCTACCGATTCTCCGCTTTCGCTGATTGCTGATGCCGGAACCGGTAACTTTACAATGAAAGGTGACATAAAGATGCGAGGCGGTGAGGTGTTCTATATTAAGCGCAGTTTCTATATCCGTGAAGGGGCTATTACTTTTGCGGATGTTGCTAATGAAATTGAACCGTTGGTAACCTTAAGGGCAGAAATTCGGGATCGTGACAGTAACGGTGAACCGCTGCGGCTTGTTTTGACGGCAAAGGATCAGTCATTATTCAGTTTTAATCCGGAAATCAGTTCGGATCCGCCGCGTTCTACGAATGAAATTATGCAGCTATTGGGACAAGTGGCTATCGGCGATACGGGAAAAGATAATCTATGGCAAAATCTGCTGGTTTCCAGTTCCGATATTCTTGCACAAGTAGGCTTTCTCAAAAAAGCGGAGAGCAAAGTTAGGGATTTCTTAGGATTGGATGCTTTTTCTTTCCGTACATTGTTGCTGCAAAATGCCATTTTTGGTAACTTGTTCAGTGCGAATCAGAATACTACTTTAACAATGAGTAACTATCTTGATAATACGAGTGTTTATATAGGGAAATATTTCGGTTCGGCTATCTATGCGGATGCGCTGCTGCACTTAAGCCACTATGATTCAAAATCGCTTAAGAACGGCGGCTCAAAGCGTCCTGTTTATAAGGATATTTTATTTCAGCCTGAAATCGGTTTGGAAATGGCAACTCCCTTCTTTTTGCTGCGTTGGTCAGTCGCCCCTACAAAACCGGATACCTTATTTGTAGGAGATACTGCATTGACTTTTTCATGGAAATATTCATATTAA
- the mutS gene encoding DNA mismatch repair protein MutS has product MTKPASLTPMMQQYLSIKAQYKDAVLFFRLGDFYEMFNDDAIEVSKLLNLTLTQRTGSPMCGIPYHASRIYIARLLRAGKKIAICEQVSDVVPGELTERKIVEVITPGTATGEDFLEQGQNNYLAAVYCTPKEITCGTITDVFIGFAYLDVSTGEFFATSFPRSEFAEQFKKELGRIQPREILIQISLADSVPALKTLCGEYPQMLQNLYPDWHFSAASAEKRLCACFGTETLKSFSLTASSPELPPAGLLLQYLDQTTGAALPHITGIRVYRDSDFVMMDDATRKNLELLQNLHDNTDSFTLFETVNYTKTAMGTRLLRHWLYHPLRTAEEINARLDKTALLFHNEKALAAVRNTLAAVLDIHRLTGRVAMQRAHGKDLLGIKQSLKACIELAQLSRSNGLFFLQLPQKLSDDMERLYTLLDNSIAEDCPIVLTEGGLIKQGWSKKLDELRDTRDNANKLLENYLEKEREKSGIKNLKIKYNRLSGYFLEVSHGSLKTAEIPQHFIRRRSLTTADRFTTEALSKLETKLNDVGENIIACEKELFLAIHTEVYNRIELMHLLAKEIAELDVLQSFAYTAALHAWVKPEFSADGLLDIREGRHPVVENHLPTGEFVPNSIRLSSSAASDIPSFALITGPNMAGKSTFLRQTALITLLAQVGSFVPAEKALLTPVDCIFCRVGASDNLARGESTFLVEMTETAYILRNASVNSLVIMDEIGRGTSTGDGFSIARAVSEYLLHTVGAKTLFATHYHELAQLVHPRLQKLCLDVLETEGKIVFLKKVIEGIAAHSYGVHVAELAGLPETVIRRATELLNAQVPGTTIPTDFTVPDKQKTHLENNLFSDEEMVINEILSTNADETTPLQALQMITRWKKTLLPCD; this is encoded by the coding sequence ATGACAAAACCGGCGTCTCTCACTCCGATGATGCAGCAATATCTCTCAATAAAGGCACAGTATAAAGATGCTGTGCTCTTTTTTCGCTTAGGCGATTTTTATGAGATGTTTAATGACGATGCAATCGAGGTGAGTAAACTGCTGAATTTAACGCTGACACAGCGGACGGGAAGTCCTATGTGCGGCATTCCTTATCATGCTTCGCGTATTTATATTGCGCGTCTGTTGCGTGCCGGAAAAAAAATTGCGATTTGCGAGCAAGTTTCGGATGTCGTACCCGGTGAACTGACAGAACGAAAGATTGTAGAAGTAATTACCCCCGGCACCGCTACAGGGGAAGATTTCCTTGAGCAAGGGCAAAATAATTACCTTGCCGCTGTGTACTGTACACCGAAAGAAATTACCTGCGGTACTATTACGGATGTGTTTATCGGGTTTGCCTACCTTGATGTCAGTACCGGAGAATTTTTTGCTACGTCTTTTCCGCGTTCGGAATTTGCAGAGCAATTTAAAAAAGAACTCGGCCGCATACAGCCGCGGGAAATCCTTATTCAAATATCGCTTGCCGATTCGGTGCCGGCCTTAAAAACCTTGTGCGGAGAATATCCGCAGATGCTGCAAAACCTCTATCCCGACTGGCATTTTTCCGCTGCGTCCGCAGAAAAGAGGCTGTGTGCGTGCTTCGGTACCGAAACACTTAAATCGTTTTCTTTAACGGCATCTTCACCCGAATTGCCGCCTGCGGGGCTGCTGCTTCAATATTTGGATCAAACGACAGGAGCGGCTCTGCCCCATATTACAGGTATAAGGGTATACCGCGACTCCGATTTTGTGATGATGGATGATGCGACACGTAAAAACCTTGAACTGCTCCAAAACCTGCATGACAATACGGATTCTTTTACCCTGTTTGAAACCGTCAATTATACAAAGACGGCGATGGGAACGCGCCTTTTGCGGCACTGGCTCTATCATCCGCTGCGAACCGCTGAGGAAATAAATGCACGGCTTGATAAAACGGCGCTGCTTTTCCATAATGAAAAAGCGCTCGCTGCCGTGCGGAACACACTTGCTGCAGTGCTTGATATCCACCGACTTACCGGTAGGGTTGCCATGCAGCGGGCGCACGGAAAGGATCTGTTAGGAATTAAGCAGAGCCTTAAAGCCTGTATCGAGCTTGCACAGCTCAGTAGAAGTAACGGCCTCTTTTTTTTACAGCTGCCGCAAAAGCTGAGCGATGATATGGAACGGCTCTATACGCTTTTGGATAACAGCATCGCCGAAGATTGCCCGATTGTCCTTACCGAAGGCGGCTTAATTAAGCAGGGCTGGTCAAAAAAACTGGATGAACTGCGCGATACGCGGGATAACGCCAATAAGCTTTTAGAAAACTATTTGGAAAAAGAGCGGGAAAAATCGGGGATTAAAAACTTAAAAATCAAATACAACCGGTTAAGCGGTTACTTTCTTGAGGTAAGCCACGGCAGCCTTAAAACGGCGGAGATCCCTCAGCATTTTATTAGACGGCGTTCGCTGACAACTGCCGACCGTTTTACAACGGAAGCATTAAGCAAACTTGAAACAAAGCTGAACGATGTCGGCGAAAACATTATCGCGTGTGAAAAAGAGCTTTTCCTTGCAATACATACGGAAGTATACAATAGAATTGAACTGATGCACCTCCTTGCAAAAGAAATCGCAGAATTGGATGTGCTACAATCCTTTGCATATACGGCAGCCCTTCATGCATGGGTAAAGCCTGAGTTTTCCGCCGACGGCCTGTTAGATATCCGTGAAGGTCGGCACCCCGTTGTAGAAAATCATCTGCCGACAGGCGAATTCGTGCCCAACAGCATACGGCTTTCTTCTTCCGCCGCTTCGGATATACCCTCGTTTGCACTTATTACCGGTCCCAATATGGCAGGTAAGAGCACCTTCTTGCGGCAGACTGCTCTCATTACGCTGCTTGCACAGGTCGGTTCTTTTGTGCCGGCGGAAAAAGCGCTGCTTACCCCTGTCGATTGTATTTTTTGTCGGGTTGGTGCAAGCGATAATCTCGCCCGCGGGGAGTCTACCTTCCTCGTCGAAATGACCGAGACTGCATATATCTTGCGTAACGCCTCGGTTAACAGCCTCGTTATTATGGATGAAATCGGCAGAGGAACTTCGACGGGGGACGGATTTTCAATTGCGCGGGCGGTAAGCGAATACCTTTTGCATACGGTTGGTGCAAAAACCCTCTTTGCAACCCATTATCACGAGTTAGCTCAACTCGTCCATCCGCGGCTGCAAAAGCTTTGTTTGGATGTATTGGAAACCGAAGGAAAAATCGTATTCTTAAAGAAGGTTATCGAAGGGATCGCAGCCCATTCATACGGAGTACACGTCGCGGAACTTGCCGGATTGCCGGAAACGGTTATACGGCGCGCAACAGAGCTGCTTAATGCACAGGTGCCCGGTACTACCATACCTACAGACTTTACTGTGCCGGATAAGCAGAAAACGCATCTGGAAAATAATCTCTTTAGTGATGAAGAAATGGTTATAAACGAAATCCTTTCTACAAACGCCGACGAAACCACTCCGCTCCAAGCGCTGCAGATGATTACCCGCTGGAAAAAAACGCTTCTGCCCTGCGACTAA
- the bamA gene encoding outer membrane protein assembly factor BamA produces MLKKMVAVTALMLSFCFLWAQAPDNWYENKPITTIVFQGLNSVSKTEMDGIFDSFKGKPFSDATYSEILQKLYALDYFSDIVPKAVPADIDYQYVRLEFEVTEKPVVTLIKVTGNYQISRGDILSKVVLKKGDIYNEIKKNADEQTIKNYYIEKGYASAVVSSSVSDSPQGGVILEFTITEGKQTIVSEVAFQGNTAVGEKALKGVLLTKPAKFLVKGIFQERLLAEDKTAIQQFYGERGYIDAHVENIVQDIDSESDPQKNMVKLTYIIMEGEQYTYDGTSFEGNKIFSTEDLSAKIRLTPGNILNMTRFEQGFQAIADMYFENGYTSNYIAKAMQRDSTTKKVSFVITIVERSRSHIENIIIRGNARTKDYVIRRELLFEPGDVFSKSKFTNSLRNLFNLRYFSTVVPDVQPGSEQDLIDVILNVEEQSTASIQFGITFSGVSDADSFPLSLFVQWQERNLAGRGNELSVNATAATDNQTLQLGYAENWFLGYPLTLGFDLSLTHKSLFDYQDMVFPYGPFKNKEEFEKNKDLANAYRMRYDRFETTFGIHTGYRWYNRFFTTTLRGGVNFSLVKNFYDTKLYRAADPTIRQQQAKWRLSNSFWTRLSLDGRDITYDPGKGWFLSEQISFFGLIPKVEDEYFFRSETKAEAYFTLVDYPVSEIWNLKFVLAFYTGFSFQIPMPNSHIGDSSKLAIDGMFTGRGWLTLGSTGKGNVLVNHWIEFRWPLAHGILSFDFFADAAAVKKDLTDLKTFKIDDYYFSFGPGLRFVIPQFPLRLMFANTFKAKNGKLVWGNGKGADWRFVLSFNVPNL; encoded by the coding sequence ATGTTAAAAAAGATGGTAGCCGTAACGGCGCTCATGTTATCCTTCTGCTTTTTATGGGCACAAGCTCCCGATAATTGGTATGAAAATAAACCGATAACAACCATTGTTTTTCAGGGATTGAATAGCGTATCAAAAACCGAAATGGACGGTATTTTTGATTCATTTAAGGGGAAACCCTTTTCTGATGCAACGTATTCGGAAATACTGCAAAAATTGTATGCGCTTGATTATTTTTCCGACATTGTACCCAAGGCGGTTCCTGCCGACATCGATTATCAGTATGTTCGGCTTGAATTTGAAGTAACCGAAAAGCCCGTTGTTACACTGATAAAAGTAACGGGAAATTATCAAATTTCACGCGGCGATATTTTATCCAAAGTAGTGTTGAAAAAAGGCGATATCTACAATGAGATAAAAAAGAATGCCGACGAACAAACCATCAAAAATTACTATATAGAAAAAGGGTATGCATCGGCTGTCGTAAGCTCAAGCGTTTCCGATAGCCCGCAAGGAGGCGTTATCCTTGAATTTACCATTACGGAAGGAAAGCAAACAATCGTTTCCGAAGTTGCATTCCAAGGTAACACCGCCGTCGGAGAGAAGGCGCTGAAAGGCGTTCTCCTTACCAAACCGGCAAAATTCCTTGTAAAGGGAATTTTTCAAGAGAGACTGCTCGCAGAAGATAAGACGGCTATACAGCAATTCTACGGCGAACGCGGTTATATCGATGCTCATGTTGAAAATATTGTTCAAGATATAGATTCAGAATCCGATCCGCAAAAAAACATGGTAAAGCTAACCTATATCATTATGGAAGGAGAGCAGTATACTTACGACGGAACTTCTTTTGAGGGAAATAAGATTTTTTCTACTGAGGATTTGAGTGCAAAAATAAGACTGACACCGGGCAATATTTTGAATATGACCAGATTTGAGCAGGGCTTTCAAGCCATTGCCGATATGTATTTTGAAAACGGGTATACTTCAAATTATATTGCAAAAGCAATGCAACGCGATTCGACAACTAAGAAAGTATCGTTCGTAATCACTATTGTGGAACGAAGTAGAAGTCATATTGAAAATATTATTATTCGAGGTAACGCACGAACAAAAGATTATGTGATACGCCGTGAGCTTTTATTTGAACCGGGAGATGTTTTTTCAAAATCAAAATTTACCAATAGTTTGCGCAATTTATTTAACCTGCGTTATTTTTCTACGGTTGTGCCGGATGTACAACCCGGTTCCGAGCAGGATCTGATAGATGTCATCCTCAATGTTGAAGAGCAGTCGACGGCAAGCATTCAATTTGGAATTACGTTTTCGGGCGTTTCGGATGCCGACAGTTTCCCGCTTTCGTTATTTGTTCAGTGGCAGGAACGAAATCTTGCAGGGCGCGGGAACGAACTATCGGTTAATGCGACTGCGGCAACGGATAATCAAACGCTCCAACTTGGTTATGCTGAAAACTGGTTTCTCGGTTATCCGCTGACGCTTGGGTTTGATCTATCGCTTACGCATAAATCGTTGTTTGATTATCAAGATATGGTATTCCCTTACGGACCGTTTAAGAATAAAGAAGAATTTGAAAAAAATAAAGATTTGGCAAATGCGTATCGGATGCGTTATGACCGCTTTGAAACAACGTTCGGCATCCATACCGGCTATCGGTGGTATAACCGTTTCTTTACAACTACACTGCGTGGTGGTGTGAACTTTTCATTGGTCAAGAACTTCTACGATACTAAGTTATATCGTGCAGCTGATCCGACGATACGACAGCAGCAAGCTAAATGGCGACTCAGCAACTCGTTTTGGACGCGTCTCTCGCTTGACGGACGCGATATTACCTATGACCCGGGCAAAGGCTGGTTCTTGAGTGAACAGATCTCTTTCTTTGGTCTTATACCAAAAGTTGAGGATGAATATTTCTTCCGTTCCGAAACAAAAGCAGAAGCATATTTTACGCTTGTCGATTATCCTGTTTCTGAAATTTGGAACCTCAAATTTGTACTGGCCTTTTATACAGGATTCTCGTTCCAGATACCGATGCCGAACAGTCACATCGGAGATAGCAGTAAACTCGCTATTGACGGGATGTTTACCGGCCGAGGCTGGTTGACATTGGGATCGACCGGCAAAGGAAATGTGCTGGTTAACCATTGGATAGAGTTTAGATGGCCATTAGCGCACGGTATTCTGTCCTTTGACTTTTTTGCGGATGCTGCAGCCGTCAAAAAAGATTTGACTGATTTAAAGACCTTTAAAATCGATGATTACTATTTTAGCTTTGGACCGGGATTGCGTTTTGTTATTCCTCAATTCCCGTTACGACTAATGTTTGCAAACACTTTCAAAGCGAAGAATGGAAAGCTGGTTTGGGGGAATGGTAAAGGCGCCGACTGGCGTTTTGTATTATCGTTTAATGTGCCTAATCTATAA
- a CDS encoding DUF362 domain-containing protein, which yields MAYKISDACVNCGACEGECPVGAISEANGVRVIDADACISCGACAGVCPTEAISEE from the coding sequence ATGGCTTATAAGATCTCCGATGCTTGCGTTAATTGCGGTGCATGCGAGGGTGAATGCCCCGTAGGCGCTATCAGTGAAGCGAATGGAGTACGGGTTATCGATGCTGATGCTTGCATCAGCTGCGGTGCATGTGCCGGCGTTTGTCCTACGGAAGCAATTTCCGAAGAATAA
- a CDS encoding OmpH family outer membrane protein, giving the protein MKKYAFILFCLLTGAVALSAQQITRFAVVDTSRIYATFLRDSRSVRDYQAKQAKYQAETQRMSDEIIALRQKKVDAEAIGRSDAVQKYQAEIDAKTSFLLEYSKACNDELAMLRKSLVSDDVFYSRLYAAIKKIAESQGYTMVLNLQQGEAIIWYSPTVDITETVIRELSSN; this is encoded by the coding sequence ATGAAAAAATATGCTTTTATATTGTTTTGTCTTTTGACGGGTGCCGTTGCATTATCGGCGCAACAGATAACCCGGTTTGCGGTTGTCGACACCTCCCGCATTTACGCTACTTTTTTGAGAGATTCCCGTTCCGTCCGCGACTATCAGGCGAAACAGGCAAAGTATCAGGCAGAAACACAACGAATGTCCGATGAGATTATTGCCCTTCGCCAAAAAAAGGTGGATGCGGAAGCAATCGGAAGATCCGATGCCGTTCAAAAATATCAGGCTGAAATCGACGCAAAGACAAGTTTTTTGCTTGAGTATTCTAAGGCGTGCAATGATGAACTGGCAATGCTGCGGAAGAGTTTGGTAAGCGACGATGTATTTTATTCTCGTCTTTATGCCGCAATTAAAAAGATCGCAGAAAGTCAGGGCTATACAATGGTTCTGAACTTACAACAGGGTGAAGCAATTATCTGGTATAGCCCGACTGTCGATATTACAGAAACCGTTATCCGAGAACTCAGTTCAAACTAA